Proteins found in one Phormidium ambiguum IAM M-71 genomic segment:
- the cas1 gene encoding CRISPR-associated endonuclease Cas1, with product MTAIFITQPGSYLKAKYHYFQVFQQNKLCLQIHSSQVSQITLFDNCRLQSQAASLAESLAIPVLFLDNQGNYLGRLQLESQHSAKYFQQQIKRTQNLNFTKTIAESIVRAYLHNCCVVLFHLTANHSTPKVEIAMEMLDLLIDDLPMADSIHALREYSTTGASLYYQSITELLAKAFNFQCTCRPHFDSIKSVLRLGNALLNQTIYGFVQSAGLNPNFGSLHLYCQDELSLIEDFALEFRPFLVDELVATLAISQILTPDDFTQPTKQGVISLHPAALKKFINHWQAKLQTEVTHLYAEKLSYRCCLEWQVREYIAYLLGDTEFYRPMLLKWNADTAISPISKQPKEQRVLVKL from the coding sequence ATGACAGCAATCTTCATCACCCAACCTGGCAGTTACTTAAAAGCCAAATATCATTACTTCCAAGTATTTCAGCAAAACAAACTGTGTTTACAAATACACTCTTCTCAAGTTAGTCAAATTACCTTGTTTGACAACTGCCGCTTACAATCCCAAGCAGCATCCTTAGCTGAATCTTTAGCAATTCCAGTCCTGTTTCTTGACAATCAAGGTAATTATTTAGGACGCTTGCAACTAGAATCACAACATTCAGCAAAATACTTTCAACAGCAAATCAAACGTACCCAAAATCTGAACTTTACCAAAACAATAGCCGAAAGTATTGTCCGCGCTTACTTACACAATTGTTGTGTCGTTCTCTTTCATTTGACCGCAAATCATTCTACTCCCAAAGTAGAAATAGCAATGGAAATGCTAGACCTGTTAATTGATGATTTGCCGATGGCAGATTCAATCCACGCACTGCGGGAATACTCCACTACAGGTGCTTCCCTATATTATCAATCCATCACTGAATTACTGGCAAAAGCTTTTAACTTCCAGTGTACTTGTCGCCCACATTTCGACTCAATTAAGAGTGTCTTGCGACTGGGTAACGCCTTATTAAATCAGACCATTTACGGATTCGTTCAATCAGCCGGACTGAATCCAAATTTCGGCAGCTTGCACCTTTATTGCCAAGATGAACTATCTTTAATTGAAGATTTCGCCTTAGAATTTCGTCCTTTTTTAGTAGACGAATTAGTGGCAACTTTGGCAATTTCTCAAATTCTCACACCCGACGATTTTACCCAACCTACAAAACAGGGTGTAATCTCTCTCCATCCTGCTGCATTGAAAAAGTTCATCAATCATTGGCAAGCAAAACTGCAAACTGAAGTTACTCATTTATATGCCGAAAAACTCAGCTACCGCTGTTGTTTGGAATGGCAGGTGCGGGAATACATTGCTTACTTGTTAGGTGATACAGAGTTCTATCGCCCAATGTTACTGAAATGGAATGCTGATACTGCTATTTCTCCTATCAGCAAGCAACCAAAAGAACAGCGAGTCTTGGTGAAATTGTAA
- the cas2 gene encoding CRISPR-associated endonuclease Cas2, translating into MFYLICYDIVDDSRRYKVSKLLETYGLRVQKSVFEAVLDEKQYESIQKRLLKLLHSKEDQLRFYPLSDPCRCKVAILGIKPDFAVDDAAFIV; encoded by the coding sequence ATGTTTTACCTTATCTGCTACGACATCGTAGATGACAGTCGCCGCTATAAAGTTTCTAAGTTATTAGAAACTTATGGTTTGCGAGTCCAAAAATCAGTATTTGAGGCGGTATTGGATGAAAAGCAGTACGAAAGCATTCAAAAACGGTTGCTCAAATTACTCCATTCCAAAGAAGACCAACTCAGATTTTATCCTTTATCTGACCCCTGTCGTTGCAAGGTAGCGATATTAGGAATAAAGCCAGACTTTGCAGTAGATGATGCGGCTTTCATTGTTTAG
- a CDS encoding RAMP superfamily CRISPR-associated protein translates to MALLPEVMPKWYTVEPTKDRGWTPQTEDIIEGKGDPATIDAWDTKGSYSPKNADAYTVRLDKLQIISPIQVGGGSFPEGGILPAQIGGVPCIPGSSIRGALLSWIQVKWNELPSEEQAFWQHLLASDRTHWLPRKIRFETIQLKNLKPYPLNAQQKWQLFDQKSKNLGIQWQVSPKPPSPNSDKFCLQVLLKDTCTKEQKTWLETRLKEMLQFQGIGRGKASGFGRLAPFIPSGSWEIQLTGMKPCVQSHKPGDNQTGQYRWTPQVLRANLRGYFTRLALSLFSEETALNLTNKIFGGLSCPAKLTLTSYLQPIPRMLNEIPDDYTNIPARQAHATWIISVDCNEEFKPLIGGLLALASRLGGLGPGWRRPPHVLERFYGFRGSEFTVTPANLEQPLHELIKRLRELITKLGENYGWRAMSNPTAVSGSLISIWQGKGDKWRDIVHKVCRSKDNRENPNPNRPLWCGDSENRPSGYAVRQYKDYCLITVFDKAVEATLTSKGFQVVWQC, encoded by the coding sequence ATGGCTTTATTACCAGAAGTTATGCCCAAATGGTATACTGTAGAACCAACAAAAGACAGAGGTTGGACACCGCAAACTGAAGATATTATTGAAGGTAAAGGCGATCCAGCTACGATCGATGCTTGGGATACAAAAGGAAGCTATTCCCCGAAAAATGCTGATGCTTACACGGTACGTTTGGACAAATTGCAAATCATTAGTCCGATTCAAGTTGGTGGGGGTAGTTTTCCTGAAGGTGGTATTTTACCCGCACAAATTGGCGGTGTTCCCTGCATTCCCGGTTCTAGCATTAGGGGCGCATTGCTAAGTTGGATTCAGGTAAAATGGAATGAGTTACCGAGTGAAGAACAAGCTTTTTGGCAACATTTATTAGCAAGCGATCGCACTCACTGGCTACCCCGCAAAATTCGCTTTGAAACCATTCAGCTAAAAAACCTCAAACCTTATCCATTAAACGCTCAACAAAAATGGCAGTTGTTTGACCAAAAAAGTAAGAATTTAGGCATTCAATGGCAAGTATCTCCTAAACCTCCGAGTCCGAATTCCGATAAATTTTGCTTGCAAGTTTTACTCAAAGATACTTGTACCAAAGAACAAAAAACTTGGCTGGAAACACGCCTAAAAGAAATGCTGCAATTCCAAGGAATCGGACGGGGAAAAGCATCAGGTTTTGGTCGATTAGCGCCCTTTATTCCTTCAGGAAGTTGGGAAATTCAACTCACCGGAATGAAACCTTGCGTCCAAAGTCACAAACCTGGAGATAATCAAACCGGACAATACCGCTGGACACCCCAAGTATTGCGGGCTAATTTACGCGGTTACTTTACCAGATTGGCATTATCTTTGTTCTCGGAGGAAACTGCTTTAAACCTGACTAATAAAATATTTGGCGGTTTGAGTTGTCCGGCTAAATTAACTTTAACTAGCTATTTGCAACCTATTCCCAGAATGCTCAATGAAATTCCCGATGATTATACTAATATTCCGGCTCGTCAAGCACACGCAACTTGGATAATTAGTGTTGATTGCAATGAAGAATTTAAACCTTTAATTGGTGGATTGCTTGCTTTAGCTAGTCGTCTTGGTGGACTTGGCCCAGGTTGGCGCAGACCACCCCACGTTTTAGAACGTTTTTATGGTTTTCGGGGTAGTGAATTTACTGTTACGCCAGCTAATTTGGAACAACCTTTGCATGAATTAATTAAGCGTTTGCGGGAATTAATCACGAAATTAGGTGAAAATTATGGTTGGCGTGCAATGTCTAATCCCACAGCGGTTTCCGGTTCTCTGATTAGTATTTGGCAGGGAAAAGGAGATAAATGGCGAGATATTGTGCATAAAGTTTGCAGGAGTAAAGATAACCGAGAAAATCCTAACCCTAACAGACCCCTTTGGTGTGGAGATTCTGAAAATCGACCGTCGGGTTATGCGGTGCGACAATATAAGGATTATTGTTTGATTACTGTATTTGATAAAGCTGTGGAAGCAACGTTGACAAGTAAAGGTTTCCAGGTTGTATGGCAATGTTGA
- a CDS encoding RAMP superfamily CRISPR-associated protein, whose protein sequence is MAIEWLICREPVHIGGADSSSRGNNNPIFRLPDRSPAIPGSSLRGALREHAKSDASYQPLVKNWFGGENNDISPGYISLGWGWPVWWPVHVLGYGNWWVSCPSWLNRFCQLSQQSLVNISADQVYITEKQLQHKTVYLRWLKLTNVQYYDKELPAPAEVPKDRRIVVPDTSINLIVDMGLVRQPRVNLKDEADEKGNLVNNLFAVEGFPPGSVFLLTWTTRGKVEELSKWNDFLMGEHYLGGLWSVGYGRVFVSHIV, encoded by the coding sequence ATGGCTATTGAATGGTTAATTTGTCGAGAACCTGTTCATATTGGGGGTGCTGATAGTAGCAGTCGCGGTAATAATAATCCCATATTTCGATTGCCCGATCGCAGTCCAGCAATTCCAGGTAGTTCGTTGCGGGGGGCATTGCGAGAACACGCTAAAAGTGATGCTAGCTATCAACCATTAGTAAAAAATTGGTTTGGTGGTGAAAATAATGATATTTCTCCGGGCTATATTTCATTGGGTTGGGGTTGGCCTGTGTGGTGGCCTGTTCATGTTTTGGGATATGGTAATTGGTGGGTAAGTTGTCCGAGTTGGTTGAATCGATTTTGCCAATTATCTCAACAATCTCTTGTGAATATTAGTGCAGACCAGGTTTATATTACTGAAAAACAACTTCAGCATAAAACGGTTTATTTACGTTGGTTAAAGTTGACAAATGTACAGTATTATGACAAAGAATTGCCAGCACCAGCAGAAGTACCAAAAGATAGGCGAATTGTAGTACCAGATACTAGCATTAATTTAATTGTGGATATGGGTTTGGTACGCCAACCGCGAGTTAATTTGAAAGATGAAGCTGATGAAAAAGGCAATTTAGTTAACAATTTATTTGCTGTTGAAGGTTTTCCACCTGGTTCAGTTTTTTTGCTCACTTGGACGACGCGGGGAAAGGTGGAAGAGTTAAGCAAGTGGAATGATTTTTTAATGGGAGAACATTATCTTGGGGGGTTGTGGAGTGTGGGTTATGGACGGGTGTTTGTTTCTCATATTGTATAG
- a CDS encoding type III-B CRISPR module-associated protein Cmr3 has translation MTQWYSITPAGAVAIGNLTPVGQNSGQVGCRWPPNGHHLAACLNLPSDCQMWGPFWYFNREIYVVLPLPVYRLVSPEKMPQEIFRFQWEDEQWQVRIEHREKEIEIVGGRYLIPGNSLKMFWKTGQLKNPPLQDLPWQTLTLSHNSREDFQVKDEGGFFAEMATLMSPGWSILVKVMGNYPPDKGLDDWGWGFLGAGGTPVAIAPVRVMDNWLEAECPNPTGAILLTGALWQKGSWKVSIPVAKR, from the coding sequence ATGACTCAATGGTATTCCATTACTCCAGCAGGAGCGGTGGCAATTGGAAATCTGACTCCAGTAGGGCAAAATAGCGGACAGGTAGGATGTCGTTGGCCTCCTAATGGTCATCATTTGGCGGCTTGTTTGAATTTACCATCTGATTGTCAGATGTGGGGGCCGTTTTGGTATTTTAATCGGGAGATTTATGTGGTTTTACCTCTGCCTGTTTACAGATTGGTATCTCCTGAAAAAATGCCTCAAGAAATTTTTCGGTTTCAATGGGAAGATGAGCAATGGCAGGTAAGAATAGAACATCGAGAAAAAGAGATTGAAATTGTTGGTGGCAGGTATTTGATTCCGGGAAATAGTTTGAAAATGTTTTGGAAAACTGGACAGTTAAAAAATCCGCCACTGCAAGATTTACCCTGGCAAACGCTGACTTTAAGCCACAATAGTCGGGAAGATTTTCAGGTGAAGGATGAGGGTGGTTTTTTTGCTGAAATGGCTACTTTAATGTCACCTGGATGGTCGATTTTGGTCAAGGTGATGGGAAATTATCCTCCAGACAAAGGGCTAGACGACTGGGGCTGGGGTTTTTTGGGCGCGGGAGGTACGCCAGTTGCGATCGCACCTGTCCGAGTAATGGATAATTGGCTAGAGGCAGAATGTCCCAATCCTACGGGGGCGATTTTACTGACTGGGGCGCTGTGGCAAAAAGGTAGTTGGAAGGTATCGATTCCTGTGGCAAAAAGGTAG
- a CDS encoding Cas10/Cmr2 second palm domain-containing protein has protein sequence MMNIEDWLIKQKQLYQNQTLPNQAPLLSPHPVSGQWQNSNYMKTKFWWGGGASQEACEQIELASNSNLTEIAVLTFGPVQTFLGGGQKLRDWAVASWLCHYLSAVLIYRWQEHGGKVLLPLHHSSEFLNWLEEKPVNAEKFWQAELPNVITGLHPNSPDWLSNFSNVLYQEWGKFIECLENVVINYSPKLLNGQGWRVIRSDHQYLWSVYAETKSFQIETVSKDIESLHQLIESRKVGRQWEGTWWGGRTSPSDGCLSIWHPGLRLVYQEGGTWGLPHHQIEEWWKRAAEESRLSGLFSSDDRLNSIELVKRLASVPEIIEPTLEQLWGKKPPACPWERFPDRTAVAAAWVPTIATVEKWNHGLEFLYEYFSKKLRDWGMPTVDQINSERENLRQDVFFHPQVLERRNFEEPQIEDWQQLAPFGWENTIEWTVGWRGDGDNMGKWLSGEQYQKLNLLWCQWHPTPQMIAQYNLGINPLVFENNSKRQVELPHILDLSVLFGLWNQLLYPLTEQHHNGKVIFAGGDDFLLLGPLTEAISLTNDLYRLWRGDASPLTQPLNPPVDGWVQYGNEIYPVPGQKMDFSLGVVIAQRRIPQSLWHRGLNQAYKEAKNQGKNRVCVRILFNSGQSLDWICPWPLWNLLMSIQPVNVSQSELNSWDKLLGYLESTRLQENSISTVQSLLETLWASVGIPLTWAEIIRVSGRDFLAEIESWSWWINWISLKAFLARQERERQKWLQLIGEGKQ, from the coding sequence TTGCTAGTAATAGCAATTTAACAGAGATTGCTGTATTAACTTTTGGGCCAGTTCAGACTTTTCTGGGAGGTGGTCAGAAATTAAGAGATTGGGCGGTAGCTTCTTGGCTGTGTCATTATCTTTCAGCAGTTTTAATTTATCGATGGCAAGAGCATGGAGGGAAAGTTTTATTGCCCCTGCATCATTCCTCAGAATTCCTAAATTGGTTGGAAGAAAAGCCTGTCAATGCTGAAAAATTTTGGCAAGCAGAGTTACCTAATGTTATTACAGGATTACATCCTAATTCACCGGATTGGTTGTCTAATTTTAGCAATGTACTCTATCAAGAATGGGGAAAGTTTATTGAATGTTTGGAAAATGTGGTAATTAATTACAGTCCTAAGCTGCTAAACGGACAAGGATGGCGCGTTATTCGTTCGGATCATCAATATTTATGGTCAGTTTATGCAGAAACAAAGAGCTTTCAAATTGAGACAGTTAGCAAAGATATTGAAAGTTTACATCAGCTGATTGAATCTCGCAAAGTTGGTCGCCAGTGGGAGGGAACTTGGTGGGGAGGGCGCACCAGTCCTAGTGATGGTTGTTTGTCAATTTGGCATCCTGGTTTGCGATTAGTTTATCAAGAGGGAGGAACTTGGGGATTACCTCATCACCAAATAGAAGAATGGTGGAAAAGAGCAGCTGAAGAAAGTCGTTTGTCTGGGTTATTTTCTAGCGATGACCGACTCAATAGTATTGAATTGGTAAAGCGTTTGGCTTCTGTACCAGAAATTATTGAACCGACTTTGGAACAATTGTGGGGAAAAAAACCGCCTGCTTGTCCTTGGGAACGGTTTCCAGACCGGACAGCGGTAGCAGCAGCTTGGGTTCCTACTATAGCAACAGTAGAAAAATGGAATCATGGGTTGGAATTTCTCTACGAATATTTCTCGAAGAAACTGAGAGATTGGGGAATGCCCACTGTTGACCAAATCAATTCGGAAAGAGAGAATTTGCGTCAAGATGTATTCTTTCATCCTCAAGTTTTGGAAAGGCGTAATTTTGAAGAACCGCAAATAGAAGATTGGCAGCAATTGGCTCCTTTTGGTTGGGAAAACACCATTGAGTGGACTGTTGGTTGGCGGGGGGATGGTGACAATATGGGCAAGTGGCTTTCTGGTGAACAATATCAAAAGCTTAATTTGCTGTGGTGTCAATGGCATCCTACTCCCCAAATGATTGCTCAATATAATTTAGGGATTAATCCTTTGGTGTTTGAGAATAATTCAAAACGGCAAGTAGAATTACCTCATATTCTTGACTTGTCTGTGTTATTTGGTTTGTGGAATCAGCTGCTTTATCCTTTAACAGAACAGCATCACAATGGCAAGGTAATCTTTGCTGGAGGAGATGATTTTTTACTGTTAGGGCCGTTAACAGAAGCGATTTCTTTGACTAATGATTTGTATCGTTTATGGCGCGGAGATGCTTCACCTTTAACGCAACCATTGAATCCACCTGTAGATGGTTGGGTACAGTATGGAAATGAAATTTATCCTGTACCAGGTCAAAAAATGGATTTTAGTTTGGGGGTGGTAATTGCCCAACGGCGTATTCCTCAATCTCTTTGGCATCGAGGATTAAATCAGGCGTATAAGGAAGCCAAAAATCAGGGAAAGAATCGAGTTTGCGTGCGAATTTTATTTAATAGTGGGCAGTCTCTAGATTGGATCTGTCCTTGGCCTCTTTGGAATTTATTGATGTCAATACAACCCGTTAATGTTAGCCAAAGTGAATTAAATTCTTGGGATAAATTATTGGGGTATTTAGAAAGTACGCGACTGCAAGAAAATTCTATTTCTACGGTGCAATCTTTGCTGGAAACTCTATGGGCAAGTGTGGGAATTCCTCTGACTTGGGCTGAAATAATTAGAGTGAGTGGAAGAGATTTTTTAGCAGAAATAGAAAGTTGGAGTTGGTGGATTAATTGGATTAGCTTGAAGGCGTTTTTAGCAAGGCAAGAACGAGAACGTCAAAAATGGTTGCAATTGATAGGGGAGGGTAAGCAATGA